The genomic DNA gataaaaaaatgatataaattcatGGTGTCTGTGTTCCGACATAAATgtgagagaggaaaggaagagagatgtGTTGGTGGATGAATTACTACAATTTGCTTAATAGCTAATAGACtcaattccttttcttttttaatttattgcctTCAATCTTCTTGGCAAACATGGTGCCATAGTATTTGAAAAACCGATACAAATGGATTATGAAGAAAGAACCCAGATGTGACAGCTAAGCGCGAATTCCGGACCTTGCGCATCAAAGTTCGGCGCTTTAATCACATCGTAAACCCGCATCtagactttaaaaatatttctggtATGCTTTTACGATCTGTTCACGATGTCCGCATATGCGACGATACTGCCATATTTCATCTTAGGATTGTTAGGTAATTGCACattctattatcttttatttgacAGTTGTATTCgcaagttaaaatatataataatgcgaaatctttcagaaattatataatttttttatcaaatgtattttgaatttttaataaaattgtataattattttataaatcgatattatattatgatattaattaaaagaaagaaagaaaaaaaagaaagtttaacaaaaaaaaaatacgcgtTTTCTTCTAGATTTGCTAATAAAGAATTCGTCTGTAAGGCTATTTAATATGTTTGCttatgtttgaaatattatatatttgaaataatgaaagccaaaaaaaagatttaaaaaaatgtatgtatttgtagaaaagaataaactttcaataaatgtattttcgattattgttCCTCTGGTGACAAGTATAAAAAGATCGCCATAATATATCactatttaacaataatgtaaatataaaattcaattcttctcTCAAATGTTAATCCATTGTCatgaaatatagatttaaagataaatataacagaaaaaaaaaaaaacaatgtattataaatatatttttcgaaatatctaaGCTGGAGCCAATTtacgataaatataacatCGAAACAATCGACAAAGACTTCTCTATACTTGATCATATTAGAGACGATGTATGTATCTCAAAACATCGACTTAGTCGATATTAATGCAATCGATGTGAAATAagcattttacttttataattattttaaaaaaaaaattaattctgaaaataaaattttggaaatgatGAAGCTATCTAAGTCTGATGTTTAttgtcttaatttttaatgatacttTTGGTTTGttgattttgtttgtttttctgtttttattgcgtatttaatcaaatgttttacatttatatatgtgatttattattctatgtttATTGAATTGAAGCACAAATATgtgattcaaatattttatttgtttttctattatgtaaaagatatgaaagattagaatttcatttcatgaaaatttcttataaatttctatacatttaataaaacaagaatatatctaaaaattgaaagaattaaaaagattataaaaaaatttttattaataacaaaatattatatttaagtcttaaattaagaattattaaatattattttataattagtattattttcagttttttatattgataaaaaaatataagaaaaaaaatattaaaattaaagaaaaataattttagagtaaaataatgataaataaattagattagataaattaaatatattaaaaaaataaattatatgacaaTGAATTTAGaagattcaatatataattaaaaaaatatatttttttttaattaaatataataaatgtatatccacacattttatgaaatttattatataatattattaaaattactttctgtaattgttttctttctataaatattttattataaatttaaaatctacaattttaaatcttttttttttaattttattgaaaatataaaaaactttaatttttaggaTTTTCATTAGGACACGATGTCAAAGGTTCTTCAgtttgtgaattttataatgaaacaatGTGTGCAGAATCCCAGCAAGAATGTTCAGGAAGAGAAGAATGTGGACCACATGATCCAGGCAAAAGAAATCATTGTTATGTATTGTGGCAAATTGATAATGTGACTAAAAagtctataattaaattaaaggtgcaaaaaaaagaattatagatttaataatatttatttttaagaagttctatttttatgattaaattataaatttcagggATGTTTTTTAGATAGTAATGATTGCTATGACAGACCACATTGTATTGAAAACAgtgcagaaagaaaaaaagaattatttttttgttgttgtGATGGTAATATGTGCAATCAGAATTTCACATGGGATCCTCATCcaacttcttcttctaaacCTATTCAGCCTGATATTCATGGTAAGTATTCATTTTAaggattgaatatttattctattaattgaaatgttaaaattatttcagatttaGAACCTGTTCCAAATACAGAACAACAAATAATAACACTTGTTTTGTCAATATCAATACCCATGCTCTTGCTTGCTATTATTTTGCCATTTTTATACTGGTGTTACCGACGTCGAAAGTCGGGATATTTCAACGAGGTTTGGAAGGCATATGTACAGatctcttaattattaaatgttataagtCTTTAGTTACATattgtatcataaattattcttattacataaatgtcacacaaaataatttttgtaggtACCAACATTAGAACCTCTTCCATTACCTCAACCATCTCCTAATTTGGGGTTGCGTCCAATACAACTTCTTGAAATAAAAGCTCGAGGTCGTTTTGGAGCTGTTTGGAAAGCacaattaaaaaacgaaattgTTGCTGTTAAAGTGTTTCCAATACAGGATAAACAATCCTGGCAAACTgaacaagaaattttcaaacttgccCATATGGATCATGAAGATATATTACGTTTTATAGGTGTTGAAAAGAGAGGAGATAACTTACAAGCAGAATTTTGGTTAATTACTTCATATCATGAAAAAGGTTCATTATGTGATTATTTGAAGGCAAATGTTGTTACATGGCCTGAGATGTGTAAAATAGCAGAATCCATGGCAAGgtaatatttcaatagaaGTTTAAAAAACATCTTATATACTTCtattgtgataaaatttttaatttattagaggCTTGATGCATTTGCATGAAGAAATTCCAGCCAATAAAGCAGATGGATACAAACCTGCTGTGGCTCATAGAGATTTCAAgtcaaaaaatgttttactTAAAGCTGATATGAGTGCTTGTATAGCAGATTTTGGTTTagcattaatatttcatcctGGCAAACCTTGTGGAGATACCCATGGGCaggtatatattaatattttaatatatatacatatattaagatatataagatttacTATTTATAGGTTGGAACAAGAAGATATATGGCTCCAGAAGTTTTAGAAGGAGCAATTAATTTCACAAGGGATTCGTTTTTACGAATTGATATGTATGCCTGTGGACTGGTACTTTGGGAGTTAGCTTCACGATGCACTGTGCAAGATGTAAAttcctatttatatatattttagtccattaaatattgcattattaattaaattgaattgcatttattcattttaggGACCAATAGGTGAATATAGATTACCATTTGAAGATGAAGTAGGTCTTCATCCTACTTTGGAAGATATGCAAGAAAGTGTtgttcataaaaaagaaaggccAATCATTTTAGAAACATGGCGTAAACATCCTGTAAGTAAATTTcgctttataaaattatgaaacatatatatatgatttattttaaaagaaattaattttcataattttatgctATTTTTAAGGGACTTCAATCAATTTGTGATACAATGGAAGAATGTTGGGATCATGATGCTGAAGCACGTCTTTCAGCTTCTTGTGTAATGGAAAGAGTTGCTACATTGAGTAGGACGCTTGTTTTAAATTCGTCGACATTAATACGAGTTGATAATACCAACGAGACTATTACTACTAAGGAATCTAGTATGTAGTTGATTTATGTGTATTATAGTTTTAGTTAAATTGCACAACCATTTTCTGTATCATAATTTTTGCGCATACATTAATGAGGaatgtttaaatatcatatgatattttaataattattttttatttttattgtttttttctttgttatttatgAGGATCtcttattatgttttaaaataatttaaacgtaattaatcaaattatttccatgattagctaataaaattttgaatagaaatatttttattaatttaaaaataatttttttaaattattgttatttattaaatataattatagtctcaatataatattcatctttgggttatttatatacagaatgttaatatatttatagaacatcttaaaaaatttattcttgttCTAGAACAAACAAaagtattcttaaaataaacaaaagttaatatataaaaatatttgaagcttatttaaaaattataaaaaatttaagttcgTATTAAATGAGATGGAGATAGAACTATCTTgttatttaaagaatgaaaaagttGTCTCACttcatttaatgaatataaattatttataatttaataaataagctttaATTGACTATATCAACTTTTATGTTTTTAGTCTTTAGAATCAATCTTCCAAAGATAttccacaaatatattaatactatgCATAAATCattcatatcatttaaattatacagttaatataattgttaactgtattattaattatattaaatatcattatttttttttaaattcaaaacattaatgaatcaattattcattaaattaatttttttattgtatgtttaaaattaaggatttataatgaaaaatagctTAATTAAACGTTCctagattttttattcttaaaaatatttacatttcattcataaatctcagtttattgaaaaatacaatgcaattagaaatatttctttatatatacagtGTTAATAATCAACATAAATATTgagattcttattttttattttttgttgaaataattataatctgtcaaatgatattatgatgatattactattttctttttttaatttttaaagcaatCTCATTCCTCATTGATGTTAGCAATCGTGCAATGATTGAtcagaaataacaaaatgaattACTAGCCAAGTGAACATTcaatggataatttttatccataaGTCTTATCATATGTGAATTGTTACAAAGATAACTcaacaattttatacaaagtaCCTGGTAGAAACAGTCAAGTTAACTAATTGGAAGCCATGAGGAATTTATTAGgacttttttatacaaaatgagctattttgattttttgcattttaaagcataaaatatttaagatgactaatttatttcgcgaaataagattttttccatgactttttttttttattttattcaaaaaaaatgtgaaaaataaaaattaatttattgagaatatattgatatctatagattttaattgacaaatatagactttctaaatttaataactttcatattaattaaattaaaaatgtataaaatgtatattattaaaatgtactttgaataatcaaaattgatgttatatattgttcatggattaaattttattaagccAAGTAAAAGTCttccttatatattttatttttaactttcattATAGCACagaattttatcaagaaaagtgattttttaattattatacatgacCTAACTTTGAACTAAGTCTTGCATCCAGTGTGTATGCATAGATATATGAGgtcttgaatatataattattatatattatttatataattgaaaatattgaataaaacaaCGCATCTTGTATAAATCAGTTTTCtacaatgtaattatatttgtacaaatttttagaatttatattgtgtaaaaaaattttcactag from Apis mellifera strain DH4 linkage group LG4, Amel_HAv3.1, whole genome shotgun sequence includes the following:
- the LOC412471 gene encoding activin receptor type-2A isoform X3, which translates into the protein MCNQNFTWDPHPTSSSKPIQPDIHDLEPVPNTEQQIITLVLSISIPMLLLAIILPFLYWCYRRRKSGYFNEVWKAYVPTLEPLPLPQPSPNLGLRPIQLLEIKARGRFGAVWKAQLKNEIVAVKVFPIQDKQSWQTEQEIFKLAHMDHEDILRFIGVEKRGDNLQAEFWLITSYHEKGSLCDYLKANVVTWPEMCKIAESMARGLMHLHEEIPANKADGYKPAVAHRDFKSKNVLLKADMSACIADFGLALIFHPGKPCGDTHGQVGTRRYMAPEVLEGAINFTRDSFLRIDMYACGLVLWELASRCTVQDGPIGEYRLPFEDEVGLHPTLEDMQESVVHKKERPIILETWRKHPGLQSICDTMEECWDHDAEARLSASCVMERVATLSRTLVLNSSTLIRVDNTNETITTKESSM
- the LOC412471 gene encoding activin receptor type-2A isoform X1 is translated as MSAYATILPYFILGLLGFSLGHDVKGSSVCEFYNETMCAESQQECSGREECGPHDPGKRNHCYVLWQIDNVTKKSIIKLKGCFLDSNDCYDRPHCIENSAERKKELFFCCCDGNMCNQNFTWDPHPTSSSKPIQPDIHDLEPVPNTEQQIITLVLSISIPMLLLAIILPFLYWCYRRRKSGYFNEVWKAYVPTLEPLPLPQPSPNLGLRPIQLLEIKARGRFGAVWKAQLKNEIVAVKVFPIQDKQSWQTEQEIFKLAHMDHEDILRFIGVEKRGDNLQAEFWLITSYHEKGSLCDYLKANVVTWPEMCKIAESMARGLMHLHEEIPANKADGYKPAVAHRDFKSKNVLLKADMSACIADFGLALIFHPGKPCGDTHGQVGTRRYMAPEVLEGAINFTRDSFLRIDMYACGLVLWELASRCTVQDGPIGEYRLPFEDEVGLHPTLEDMQESVVHKKERPIILETWRKHPGLQSICDTMEECWDHDAEARLSASCVMERVATLSRTLVLNSSTLIRVDNTNETITTKESSM
- the LOC412471 gene encoding activin receptor type-2A isoform X2 is translated as MSAYATILPYFILGLLGFSLGHDVKGSSVCEFYNETMCAESQQECSGREECGPHDPGKRNHCYVLWQIDNVTKKSIIKLKGCFLDSNDCYDRPHCIENSAERKKELFFCCCDGNMCNQNFTWDPHPTSSSKPIQPDIHDLEPVPNTEQQIITLVLSISIPMLLLAIILPFLYWCYRRRKSGYFNEVPTLEPLPLPQPSPNLGLRPIQLLEIKARGRFGAVWKAQLKNEIVAVKVFPIQDKQSWQTEQEIFKLAHMDHEDILRFIGVEKRGDNLQAEFWLITSYHEKGSLCDYLKANVVTWPEMCKIAESMARGLMHLHEEIPANKADGYKPAVAHRDFKSKNVLLKADMSACIADFGLALIFHPGKPCGDTHGQVGTRRYMAPEVLEGAINFTRDSFLRIDMYACGLVLWELASRCTVQDGPIGEYRLPFEDEVGLHPTLEDMQESVVHKKERPIILETWRKHPGLQSICDTMEECWDHDAEARLSASCVMERVATLSRTLVLNSSTLIRVDNTNETITTKESSM